A DNA window from Chlamydia felis Fe/C-56 contains the following coding sequences:
- a CDS encoding HAD family hydrolase: MNINDYQVFFFDLDGLVLDTEPLYYRAFLEACRENSLDVTMDFSTYYLFSMLGREVFKQKFLNLYPNTESFFPQCFHDRERIYKKLIQTEVPSLLPGVEDFLGLILAENKTLGVVTNSSEELTQHFRKTIPVLNLFQFWVTREDYARPKPYSDSYQYAYQAFVQEGEKVIGFEDSVKGLRALSGIPATLVAVNSTLPLSHNSHEDFYEKDFHYFSSFKELMSHSGVQNQL, translated from the coding sequence ATGAATATCAATGATTATCAGGTTTTCTTTTTTGATTTAGACGGTTTGGTTCTTGATACCGAACCCCTATACTATCGGGCATTTTTAGAAGCGTGTAGGGAGAATTCCTTAGATGTAACTATGGACTTCTCCACCTATTATTTATTTTCCATGTTGGGTAGAGAGGTTTTTAAACAGAAATTTTTGAATCTTTATCCTAATACGGAGTCCTTCTTCCCACAATGTTTTCATGATCGCGAACGCATCTATAAAAAGTTAATACAGACCGAGGTTCCCTCTCTGCTTCCTGGTGTTGAAGATTTCCTTGGGTTGATACTTGCTGAAAATAAAACCTTAGGTGTGGTGACAAATTCTTCAGAAGAGCTTACCCAACATTTTCGTAAGACTATTCCTGTTTTGAATCTGTTTCAATTTTGGGTGACCCGTGAAGATTATGCACGTCCCAAACCCTATTCTGATAGTTATCAATACGCTTACCAAGCTTTTGTTCAAGAAGGAGAGAAGGTTATTGGTTTTGAAGATAGTGTAAAAGGTTTGCGCGCTCTTTCAGGAATTCCCGCAACGTTAGTTGCTGTAAATTCGACTTTGCCATTGTCTCACAATAGCCATGAAGATTTTTATGAAAAAGACTTTCACTATTTTTCTTCTTTTAAAGAGTTAATGTCGCACTCTGGAGTACAAAACCAGTTGTAG
- the lpxG gene encoding UDP-2,3-diacylglucosamine diphosphatase LpxG, translating to MVIASLSLATAVPLVAFSWANFIEPNWVRTSLLTWKLPKKYAHLHGLRIAQISDLHFHKGVPKKFLKKVSSKISKFSPDILLFSGDFLCRAQIENRSQLEVFLNTLHAPLGTFAILGNHDYQSYISRNIQGKISVISMKSSQPLKRAFVSITQGLFGPRHYEYDENLEKQEPNKELLQILRNTPVRLLHNESHQIPDMLNIVGLGDLFAKQFDPEKAFINYNPSLPGIILSHNPDTVHQLEDYPGDMVFSGHTHGPQISIPWPKFANKIMNKISGLENPELARGHFFFSGGKRQLYVNRGLGGLKRLRFCSPPEICCVRCVYES from the coding sequence GTGGTTATTGCTTCTCTATCTTTAGCTACTGCAGTTCCTCTTGTCGCCTTTTCGTGGGCAAACTTTATAGAGCCGAACTGGGTGCGAACATCTTTATTAACATGGAAGCTGCCTAAGAAGTATGCGCATCTTCATGGATTACGCATAGCCCAAATCTCTGACCTACACTTTCACAAGGGTGTTCCCAAGAAATTTCTTAAAAAAGTTTCTTCAAAAATCTCAAAGTTTTCTCCTGATATCCTTTTATTTTCCGGTGATTTTCTTTGCCGAGCACAAATAGAGAACCGTTCTCAATTGGAAGTTTTTTTAAATACTTTACATGCTCCTTTAGGGACATTTGCCATTCTCGGAAATCACGACTACCAATCATATATTTCTCGCAATATCCAAGGGAAAATCAGTGTGATTTCCATGAAAAGCAGCCAACCATTAAAACGAGCGTTTGTTTCCATCACTCAAGGACTATTTGGCCCTAGGCATTATGAATATGATGAAAATCTTGAAAAACAAGAACCCAATAAAGAACTTTTACAAATATTAAGAAACACACCAGTTCGCCTGCTGCATAACGAAAGTCATCAAATCCCTGATATGTTAAATATTGTGGGTTTAGGTGATCTTTTCGCTAAACAATTTGATCCTGAAAAAGCGTTTATTAACTATAATCCTTCCTTGCCAGGCATTATTCTTTCTCACAATCCAGATACTGTGCATCAGCTAGAGGATTACCCAGGGGATATGGTATTTTCTGGTCATACGCATGGCCCACAAATTTCTATTCCTTGGCCAAAGTTTGCCAATAAAATTATGAATAAAATTTCTGGCTTAGAAAACCCGGAACTAGCGCGGGGTCATTTCTTCTTTTCTGGTGGGAAAAGACAATTGTATGTGAATCGTGGGCTGGGGGGATTGAAAAGATTGCGTTTTTGTTCTCCCCCAGAAATTTGTTGTGTTCGGTGTGTATATGAATCCTAA
- a CDS encoding membrane protein, translating into MAASSTSNAVVSSSNPETVRSRLSLFSDLTPLERGEISSSWKEKCQLASCVGLLCLSLLAICAGILVLTLLPGTPALLGVAFIALGSVLLVTSALLYCSTRPSKKVPIQQVNIQDLQTQLHCLLASTDARGLAEQGFDPNGDPRLIIQEREKLLATFDRDLRKKEVHLYRLLSSDTENRHEALSDLSEFREMQEHISEELELLYRCYNQHLTGALGGVHRDERVLALYQERDLQIQELSGIGIEKSNQEENIVRLQSVLNTLTQRIRGIEHQLSDDTSRGLQDEDSVTTLQPLLQEQNTLLAKLAQAYNTIITLSIREESLTRSRMSVEKEIQGILESASEQVTFNREYKEKYLRSAGTINQLTNNLREKEATLLSLITEIEALSEEVARLRDHHPNGIYSQEDIDGFHKTIASRDLSIDQLQEQLVRYRNLIEEAAVVNRRISQWNQEKERQNLQLSALEQREQILTTKIQALQVELDKCSREEQHLRKENNHLKDLVSQSESGTDSTTQIEAFQREIRAITSELNAVVQEKADLSEACSVTHSQLTESQLRYNKLKEEILAKDEEVDRLKIEIERLRREVEMYKEDMGKLQSSLVGETDLKSSMDILRREIERQEQEILRLNSCVVEASVQNHKNVGLLQQSTEEKEKLLLEIQDLRARYAQEKANLEAQVAQLQQTLQDRHLEHTEEVSRVQAEKLQLENLLRDAQKMAGHGNEGAMQMLVSQLISLSSTIKQRKKSAIQHLEFAEMLAFCAPRFFGYIGADISCNRLRPGVFLEAELPEDATETQKQEVVQQRCLREWLLALLGSFSLEQIETLSKKAEQLIQASQGQLRPGGVFDALADEFPDLRVSSGMLNAWLTNCYGYVTQLECFNDYIRWSDFLVLLLQKMHRGTGGMLENLSEEEEKFFKVISNFSGKLPLVLGSIGHGAGTTPGSANPLGDCNFANLGNITWGRLERIVEGLLVARSNLSGPAILEMSDICESVVRTTTQVYTGGWTQKYQAGSWIPPKDI; encoded by the coding sequence ATGGCTGCATCTTCAACATCAAATGCTGTGGTTTCTTCATCGAATCCAGAAACTGTACGTTCTCGTTTGTCTCTATTTTCGGATTTAACTCCCTTAGAGAGGGGCGAAATTTCTTCCTCGTGGAAGGAAAAATGTCAATTAGCCTCCTGTGTAGGACTATTGTGTTTATCTCTGCTTGCTATTTGTGCTGGGATTTTAGTTTTGACTTTGCTTCCCGGAACTCCCGCTCTCCTTGGTGTAGCCTTTATCGCTCTTGGTAGCGTTTTACTAGTAACGAGTGCGTTACTATACTGTTCGACACGGCCTAGTAAAAAAGTGCCTATACAACAGGTTAATATCCAAGATTTGCAAACCCAACTTCACTGTTTACTAGCAAGTACGGATGCGCGTGGTTTAGCAGAACAAGGTTTTGATCCTAATGGCGACCCACGATTAATAATTCAAGAACGAGAGAAGCTTTTAGCGACATTCGATAGGGATTTACGTAAGAAGGAAGTTCATTTATACCGTCTTTTAAGTTCTGATACAGAAAATCGACATGAGGCGTTGTCTGATTTATCAGAATTTCGTGAAATGCAGGAACATATTAGTGAGGAGCTTGAGCTTTTATATCGTTGTTACAATCAGCACCTGACAGGAGCTCTTGGAGGGGTGCATCGGGATGAGCGAGTGCTTGCTCTGTATCAGGAGAGAGATTTGCAGATTCAGGAACTTTCTGGTATCGGGATTGAAAAATCAAATCAAGAAGAAAATATTGTAAGACTGCAGTCTGTTTTAAATACTCTTACTCAACGGATTCGGGGGATAGAACATCAACTTTCTGATGATACAAGCAGAGGATTGCAAGACGAGGACTCGGTCACAACTCTTCAGCCTCTGTTGCAAGAGCAAAATACTTTATTAGCTAAGCTTGCTCAAGCCTATAATACGATAATTACTTTGTCTATACGGGAAGAAAGCCTAACGCGCAGTCGTATGAGTGTGGAGAAGGAAATTCAAGGCATTCTTGAATCTGCATCCGAACAGGTGACGTTTAACCGCGAATACAAGGAAAAATATCTACGTTCTGCAGGAACCATAAATCAACTAACAAATAATTTGCGTGAAAAAGAAGCAACTCTTTTATCTCTCATTACGGAAATCGAAGCCCTGAGTGAAGAAGTGGCCAGATTACGGGATCATCATCCCAACGGAATATATTCTCAAGAGGATATAGATGGATTCCATAAAACTATAGCTTCTAGGGACTTATCTATAGATCAACTCCAAGAACAGCTGGTAAGATACCGAAATCTTATTGAAGAGGCTGCTGTTGTGAACAGACGTATTTCCCAGTGGAACCAGGAGAAAGAACGTCAAAACCTGCAGCTTTCCGCTTTAGAACAAAGAGAACAGATTTTAACTACGAAAATCCAGGCTTTACAAGTTGAGCTTGATAAATGTAGTCGCGAAGAACAGCATTTGCGAAAGGAAAATAATCATTTAAAAGATTTAGTTTCACAAAGTGAAAGCGGTACTGATTCAACTACACAAATAGAAGCTTTTCAAAGGGAAATTCGTGCAATAACAAGTGAGTTGAATGCTGTGGTTCAGGAGAAGGCAGATCTTTCTGAGGCTTGCTCGGTTACCCATTCACAATTGACAGAATCTCAATTGCGCTACAATAAACTCAAAGAAGAGATTTTAGCTAAAGACGAAGAAGTTGATCGGCTTAAGATAGAAATTGAGAGATTACGTCGTGAAGTCGAGATGTATAAAGAGGACATGGGCAAACTACAAAGTTCTCTAGTAGGCGAGACTGATTTAAAAAGCTCTATGGATATCTTGAGAAGAGAGATTGAGAGACAGGAACAAGAAATACTTCGTCTTAACTCTTGTGTTGTAGAAGCTTCTGTTCAAAACCATAAGAATGTAGGTCTGCTACAACAAAGCACAGAGGAAAAAGAGAAGCTGCTTCTAGAGATCCAGGATTTGCGAGCACGTTATGCTCAAGAAAAAGCGAATTTAGAAGCGCAAGTGGCTCAACTCCAACAAACTCTGCAAGATCGCCATTTAGAGCATACAGAAGAGGTCTCTCGGGTGCAGGCAGAGAAACTGCAGTTAGAGAATTTACTTCGAGATGCCCAGAAAATGGCTGGACATGGTAATGAGGGAGCGATGCAGATGCTGGTTTCGCAATTGATATCTTTATCTTCAACTATCAAGCAAAGGAAAAAAAGTGCAATACAGCATCTAGAGTTCGCAGAAATGCTTGCTTTCTGTGCTCCAAGGTTCTTTGGATATATAGGAGCCGACATATCTTGTAACAGATTGCGTCCTGGTGTGTTCTTAGAAGCGGAACTCCCTGAAGATGCTACTGAAACTCAAAAACAAGAGGTTGTCCAACAGCGCTGCCTACGTGAATGGCTTTTGGCTTTGCTAGGATCTTTCTCTCTGGAGCAGATCGAGACTTTGTCTAAAAAAGCTGAACAATTAATCCAAGCATCTCAAGGACAGTTAAGACCTGGGGGAGTATTTGATGCGTTAGCAGACGAGTTCCCAGACCTTCGCGTTTCGTCTGGCATGCTGAATGCGTGGTTGACAAACTGCTACGGTTATGTGACCCAGCTTGAGTGTTTTAATGATTATATCCGCTGGTCTGATTTCCTAGTGCTTCTGTTGCAGAAAATGCACAGAGGAACCGGGGGAATGTTAGAAAATCTCTCTGAGGAAGAAGAGAAATTCTTCAAAGTAATATCTAACTTCTCTGGAAAGCTTCCTTTAGTTTTAGGAAGTATCGGCCACGGTGCTGGAACAACTCCAGGATCAGCAAATCCTCTAGGAGATTGCAATTTTGCAAATTTAGGCAATATTACCTGGGGTAGGTTGGAGAGAATAGTTGAGGGGCTCTTGGTTGCAAGAAGCAACCTCAGTGGTCCGGCTATCTTAGAAATGAGTGATATTTGTGAGAGCGTAGTAAGGACAACCACCCAGGTTTATACAGGAGGGTGGACCCAAAAGTATCAAGCCGGTTCATGGATACCTCCAAAAGATATTTAA
- the ispD gene encoding 2-C-methyl-D-erythritol 4-phosphate cytidylyltransferase: MNPKCSLILLSGGKGERFGANQPKQYLPFQGQPLILHALNSALLIPEINEIIVVCDASYEHIFEGYSVKFAPAGMRRQDSVFSGLHHVTNPWVLVHDGVRPFIYPDEVSELIVIAQQTGAATLVSNVPYTIKQRNPVKTLDRDSLSIVHTPQCIKTEILLEGLELADREQITLVDDTQAAELLGIPVSLVSNKHPQIKITYPEDLTIAHALL; the protein is encoded by the coding sequence ATGAATCCTAAATGTTCTTTGATCTTGCTTAGTGGGGGAAAAGGAGAGCGCTTCGGAGCAAATCAACCTAAACAATACTTACCTTTTCAAGGTCAGCCTCTTATCTTACATGCTTTAAACTCAGCTCTGCTCATTCCTGAAATCAATGAAATCATTGTAGTGTGTGATGCTAGCTATGAGCATATTTTTGAAGGTTATTCTGTAAAATTTGCTCCAGCTGGAATGCGTCGTCAGGATTCTGTTTTTTCGGGATTACACCACGTTACCAATCCTTGGGTCTTAGTACACGACGGTGTACGACCTTTTATCTATCCTGATGAAGTTTCTGAACTTATTGTTATTGCACAACAAACAGGGGCAGCAACACTCGTATCTAATGTCCCCTACACTATAAAACAACGCAATCCCGTAAAAACACTAGATCGCGATTCTTTATCTATTGTTCATACACCTCAATGCATCAAGACAGAGATCCTTTTGGAAGGTCTTGAGCTAGCCGATAGAGAACAGATCACTCTTGTTGATGATACCCAAGCAGCGGAGCTTCTAGGCATTCCTGTATCTTTAGTATCTAATAAACATCCACAAATAAAAATTACTTATCCTGAAGATTTAACCATCGCTCATGCTCTGCTATGA
- a CDS encoding two-component system sensor histidine kinase NtrB, producing MRSNDCKSCSSTQELIEIKSRITQSYKEADTILTAIPDGIILLSEMGNVLICNSQAREILGIPEGLEMLHKPFTDFFPETFFGFSINEALKSLPSPKTLRLTLSKNDQERDAEIFVRRNALNGYLFLLIRDRSEYKQLENAIERYKNIAELGKMTATLAHEIRNPLSGIAGFASLLKEELPSSRHQRMLSSIIDGTRSLNTLVSSMLEYTKSQPLNLKAVDLQEFFSSLIPLLSITFPFCKFERETTASIVRSIDPDRMNSVVWNLVKNAAEATESPMTLTLHTSGDISVTNPGQLSQDVFDKLFIPFFTTKAQGNGLGLAEALKIMRLHGGDIRVDNANAKVTFTLKLP from the coding sequence ATGAGAAGCAACGATTGTAAGTCATGTTCTTCGACTCAGGAACTAATAGAGATAAAATCTCGCATCACGCAATCGTATAAAGAAGCGGATACCATTCTTACAGCAATTCCCGACGGGATTATTCTGCTTTCAGAAATGGGCAATGTCCTTATTTGCAATTCACAAGCACGCGAAATCTTGGGCATTCCTGAAGGATTAGAAATGCTGCATAAGCCCTTCACAGATTTTTTCCCCGAAACCTTCTTTGGATTTTCTATAAATGAAGCTCTGAAATCTCTACCTTCTCCGAAAACACTGCGTTTAACCTTATCGAAAAACGACCAAGAGCGAGATGCAGAGATATTTGTCAGAAGAAACGCATTAAACGGGTACCTGTTCTTACTCATTCGAGATCGCTCGGAGTACAAACAGCTAGAAAACGCTATAGAACGTTACAAAAATATCGCCGAACTAGGGAAAATGACAGCTACTCTAGCTCATGAAATTCGCAATCCCCTAAGCGGAATTGCCGGATTTGCATCTCTATTAAAGGAAGAACTCCCCTCTTCACGTCATCAACGTATGCTATCCTCGATCATTGATGGAACACGCTCTCTCAATACACTAGTTTCATCCATGTTAGAGTACACGAAATCTCAACCGTTAAATTTAAAAGCTGTAGACTTGCAAGAATTTTTCTCATCACTAATTCCCCTATTATCGATTACATTCCCCTTTTGCAAATTTGAACGTGAAACCACAGCATCTATAGTACGGTCTATAGATCCTGATAGAATGAATAGTGTGGTGTGGAATCTTGTAAAAAATGCTGCAGAAGCGACAGAATCCCCTATGACACTAACGCTGCATACATCGGGAGATATCTCAGTAACCAATCCCGGACAACTGTCTCAAGACGTTTTTGACAAACTGTTCATCCCGTTTTTTACAACAAAAGCTCAGGGGAATGGCTTGGGCCTGGCAGAAGCTTTAAAAATTATGCGTTTGCATGGAGGTGACATTCGCGTAGACAATGCTAATGCGAAAGTCACCTTCACTTTAAAACTTCCCTAA
- the truA gene encoding tRNA pseudouridine(38-40) synthase TruA → MKRVVLLLAYQGTAYAGWQRQPNDLSIQEVIESALARVLGKPIVVSSSGRTDSGVHAYGQVAHFSQPDHPLFSQPQSIKKMLNAILPKDIVIRDVVLSDVNFHARFSAIAKEYRYSLTRSPKPLPWQRYFAYYPRHSIKIDLMQKGAKYLLGTHDFASFANHGRDYTSTERTLFKLDIIDNEEIVTIICKGNGFLYKMVRNIVGSLLDISKEKYPPEYIQEILAQKSRRKGPPAAPSHALSLHHVCYPKPYNWFCTPECDINSLKEEK, encoded by the coding sequence ATGAAACGAGTTGTTTTACTCTTAGCTTATCAGGGGACTGCCTATGCCGGTTGGCAAAGACAACCTAACGACCTCTCCATTCAAGAAGTTATAGAAAGCGCCTTAGCAAGAGTTTTAGGGAAGCCTATTGTTGTTTCCTCTTCAGGCCGTACCGACTCTGGAGTTCATGCTTATGGTCAGGTAGCGCATTTTTCACAACCCGACCATCCGTTATTTTCTCAACCTCAGAGCATAAAAAAAATGCTCAATGCCATTTTACCTAAGGATATTGTTATCCGCGATGTTGTGCTTAGCGATGTAAACTTCCACGCTCGCTTCTCAGCTATTGCTAAGGAATACCGTTACTCGCTAACAAGGTCTCCTAAACCTCTTCCTTGGCAACGGTATTTTGCCTATTACCCACGACACTCTATAAAAATAGACCTTATGCAAAAAGGGGCAAAGTATCTATTAGGCACACATGATTTTGCCTCTTTTGCCAATCATGGACGTGATTATACCTCGACAGAGAGAACTTTATTCAAATTAGACATTATAGATAATGAGGAAATAGTCACCATCATATGCAAAGGCAACGGGTTTTTGTATAAAATGGTAAGAAATATCGTAGGATCTCTTTTAGACATTAGCAAAGAGAAATACCCTCCTGAATATATCCAAGAAATCCTAGCACAGAAAAGTCGCAGGAAGGGACCGCCAGCGGCTCCTAGCCACGCGTTGTCTTTGCACCACGTATGTTATCCTAAACCCTACAACTGGTTTTGTACTCCAGAGTGCGACATTAACTCTTTAAAAGAAGAAAAATAG
- a CDS encoding sigma-54-dependent transcriptional regulator, which translates to MTIEKVLIVDDEPLLRDFLSELLLSRGFSPFTADNVKIGCHKIKTEKYDLIISDMNMPDGTGIDIIKAAREHSPLTPVLVITAYGTIENAVKAMYHGAFNYLTKPFSSEALFAFIAKAEELQNLVNENLLLKSQISSESHPLIAESPAMKDLLSKARKAADSAANIFIHGESGCGKEVLSFFIHRNSPRASQPYIKVNCAAIPETLLESEFFGHEKGAFTGATAKKAGRFELAHTGTLLLDEITEVPIHLQAKLLRAIQEKEFEHLGGTKTLSVDVRILATSNRDLKEAVSQKIFRQDLFYRLNVIPLYLPPLRERKEDILPLSQYFLEKFCRLNNRPIKTLSASAKAALLDYSWPGNIRELSNVLERVVILESPTHLTDTMLALC; encoded by the coding sequence ATGACCATAGAAAAAGTTCTGATCGTGGACGATGAGCCCCTACTTAGAGATTTTCTTTCTGAACTTCTTTTGTCTCGAGGATTCTCTCCGTTTACGGCCGACAATGTTAAGATAGGCTGCCACAAGATCAAGACTGAAAAATACGATCTGATTATCTCGGATATGAACATGCCTGATGGAACTGGGATCGACATTATCAAAGCAGCTAGGGAACACTCTCCTCTGACTCCGGTCCTAGTGATCACCGCCTACGGGACCATAGAGAATGCCGTAAAAGCAATGTATCACGGAGCTTTTAACTATCTGACTAAACCCTTCTCCTCAGAAGCTCTTTTTGCCTTCATTGCCAAAGCCGAAGAACTACAAAATTTGGTCAATGAGAACCTTTTACTAAAATCGCAAATTTCTTCAGAATCCCACCCTCTAATCGCAGAAAGCCCCGCAATGAAGGATTTACTGTCTAAAGCAAGAAAAGCTGCTGACAGCGCGGCAAACATCTTTATTCATGGAGAATCTGGGTGCGGGAAAGAAGTTCTTTCCTTTTTCATTCATAGGAATTCCCCCAGGGCTTCCCAGCCTTACATCAAGGTAAACTGCGCTGCCATCCCGGAAACCCTATTGGAGTCTGAGTTTTTCGGTCATGAAAAAGGAGCCTTTACAGGAGCAACAGCGAAAAAAGCCGGGCGTTTTGAACTTGCTCACACGGGGACTCTTTTACTAGATGAAATTACCGAGGTTCCTATACACCTTCAAGCCAAGCTACTCAGAGCAATTCAAGAGAAAGAGTTCGAACATCTAGGAGGCACTAAAACTCTGTCGGTAGATGTACGCATTCTGGCCACATCAAACCGCGATCTCAAAGAAGCTGTGAGTCAGAAAATCTTCCGTCAAGATTTATTCTACCGTCTTAATGTTATCCCTCTCTATCTTCCTCCTTTAAGAGAGAGGAAGGAAGATATTCTTCCCCTCTCTCAATACTTCTTAGAAAAGTTTTGTAGATTAAACAACAGGCCGATAAAAACACTTTCGGCAAGTGCCAAAGCCGCGCTGCTGGATTACTCCTGGCCGGGGAACATCCGCGAGCTCTCAAACGTATTAGAGAGGGTAGTGATCTTAGAAAGCCCCACACATCTTACAGACACCATGCTTGCCCTATGCTAA
- a CDS encoding GNAT family N-acetyltransferase, with protein sequence MTESRDTGVPGLEIRYTLPSDGVYMQKWLNDPKILRGFPLKTEAEIRDSVNFWVGFYRYHSSLTAVYEGEVAGVATLILNPYIKVSHHSLISIIVGEPYRNKGIGTALLNNLCHLAKSRFHLEILYLEVYEENPAIELYKRFGFIEVGRQRRFYKDEIGYLAKITMEKDL encoded by the coding sequence ATGACAGAGAGTAGAGATACAGGAGTCCCAGGATTGGAAATACGTTACACACTACCCAGTGATGGTGTGTATATGCAGAAGTGGTTGAACGATCCTAAGATACTTCGAGGATTCCCATTAAAGACCGAAGCGGAAATTCGTGACAGTGTAAATTTTTGGGTAGGCTTTTACCGTTATCACAGTAGTTTAACAGCTGTATATGAAGGAGAAGTTGCTGGTGTGGCAACTCTGATTTTAAACCCCTATATTAAGGTATCGCATCATTCTTTAATTTCTATTATCGTTGGTGAGCCTTATCGAAATAAAGGTATTGGAACGGCATTGTTAAATAACCTTTGCCACTTGGCCAAAAGTCGTTTTCATTTGGAGATTCTTTATTTAGAGGTATACGAAGAAAATCCTGCTATAGAGTTGTACAAGCGTTTTGGATTTATTGAAGTAGGGAGACAAAGGCGTTTTTATAAAGATGAGATAGGGTATCTTGCTAAGATTACTATGGAAAAAGACCTTTAG
- the prfB gene encoding peptide chain release factor 2 (programmed frameshift) has protein sequence MHENLDKRLESLITGLALAGRSLDLEGKQQELATLEEQASQEDFWQDVANAGKISERIASLKRQVSDYQNFKSKVDNLTFFLNDSEASSDPEFREDLEKEFSICENILSEWEIQRLLSGEVDKNSCFLTINAGAGGTESCDWVEMLFRMYCRWASEHRWKVEVIDRQDGDVAGIKHVTVKFSGDYAYGYAKAERGVHRLVRISPFNSNAKRHTSFASVDVYPEIDDEIEIDIQPNDLRIDTFRSSGAGGQHVNVTDSAVRITHIPTGITVSCQNERSQLQNRESCMKMLRARMYQQILQERLEKQLLERKNKKEIAWGSQIRNYVFQPYTLVKDVRTGYETGNVQAMMDGELLDDFVKAYLAEYGEVS, from the exons ATGCACGAAAATTTAGACAAACGGTTAGAGAGCCTGATTACAGGCTTGGCTTTAGCCGGGAGGTCTCTT GACCTTGAAGGTAAGCAACAAGAGTTAGCAACCTTAGAAGAACAGGCCTCGCAAGAGGACTTCTGGCAAGACGTTGCCAATGCAGGAAAAATTTCCGAACGCATCGCATCATTAAAACGACAAGTTTCTGATTATCAAAACTTTAAAAGTAAGGTCGATAACCTGACCTTTTTTTTAAATGATAGTGAAGCTTCTTCAGACCCCGAATTTCGTGAAGATTTAGAAAAGGAATTTTCTATTTGTGAGAACATTCTTTCCGAGTGGGAAATTCAACGTCTGCTTTCTGGAGAAGTAGATAAAAATTCCTGTTTTCTAACGATTAATGCTGGTGCTGGAGGCACAGAATCTTGCGATTGGGTAGAAATGCTTTTCAGGATGTATTGTCGCTGGGCGTCCGAACACCGATGGAAAGTAGAGGTTATAGATCGGCAAGACGGTGACGTTGCTGGGATTAAACATGTTACAGTGAAGTTTTCCGGGGACTATGCTTACGGCTATGCTAAGGCAGAGCGGGGAGTCCATAGGCTTGTGCGCATCTCTCCATTCAATAGCAACGCGAAACGTCATACGAGCTTTGCTTCTGTGGACGTGTATCCTGAGATTGACGATGAGATAGAGATAGATATCCAGCCCAATGATTTGCGGATAGATACGTTTCGTTCATCAGGAGCTGGTGGACAACATGTCAATGTAACCGATTCTGCAGTGAGAATTACGCATATTCCCACCGGAATCACAGTGTCCTGTCAAAATGAACGTAGTCAGCTGCAGAATCGTGAAAGTTGTATGAAGATGTTGCGAGCAAGAATGTATCAACAGATTCTTCAAGAACGGTTAGAAAAGCAGCTTCTTGAAAGGAAAAATAAAAAAGAAATTGCTTGGGGTTCACAAATTCGTAATTATGTTTTTCAGCCTTATACCTTAGTCAAGGATGTGCGTACAGGATATGAGACTGGCAATGTTCAGGCTATGATGGACGGAGAATTACTAGATGATTTCGTCAAGGCGTATTTAGCAGAGTATGGAGAGGTCTCATGA
- a CDS encoding SWIB/MDM2 domain-containing protein, producing the protein MSQKNKNSAFMNPVNVSADLEAIVGKGPMPRTEIVKKVWEHIKKHNLQDPKNKRNILPDDALAKVFGSKNPIDMFQMTKALSSHIVK; encoded by the coding sequence ATGAGTCAAAAAAACAAAAACTCTGCTTTTATGAACCCCGTCAATGTTTCTGCTGATTTAGAAGCTATCGTTGGCAAAGGGCCCATGCCCCGCACCGAAATTGTAAAAAAAGTATGGGAACATATAAAAAAACATAATCTACAAGACCCTAAGAATAAAAGAAATATTCTCCCTGACGATGCCCTAGCTAAAGTCTTTGGTTCCAAGAACCCTATCGATATGTTTCAAATGACAAAAGCTCTCTCCTCCCATATCGTAAAATAA